In the Gasterosteus aculeatus chromosome X, fGasAcu3.hap1.1, whole genome shotgun sequence genome, one interval contains:
- the lrrc56 gene encoding leucine-rich repeat-containing protein 56: MSCCHVPVPREVRPGTARVLVTEPSGSGHINPTPAPKPREDYETATGLYLSKEKLESVCGTRDLSNVTSLEIRVDTQENTLGNFGAYLPRLLKLKMNNSNIMSVRDLGTTLSHLQVLWMSRCSLQDLTGICAFTSLKELYVAYNNVSDLSQLGMLENLQLLDLEGNNVDDIVQIQYLGLCGKLQTLSLEGNPVCAHPNPTAIQTADYSYRAAVRELVPQLRYLDDLRVEEDGLSSHSTMGEDWAILRDCIRDGSSSQAAAEYEDTADRGYPYSRPASARRPAYNVCSGPKTATRPGVLSGSRPGSADSDLATVEAEASVLTHGAGKILFCGNPVQAVRARREKLRTAPTRSTFTHRDLPIHVPEHTYDLEETDVRERIDVFAELRAWREQHGRRLQAIKTERLPQVLAICYSDEEEGGDDNKGKHEAEMRRDRRDAASPDSPSQFLSPGLHPREAFSSEAAGPSLSPGTTLSPSPPPSAAPATGDRKPTGLRARRLRLSQTNSEHTDFSRAGRCPGAETTPGDTHPKLQGIQQLTKTNKPLSLQPAYTPRPPPTRAPGQRLIGSCAEMDSSSKQAGRGRLKITQMSKLLDRPAISRPHTARAALQKHHQHLTNQPCRGSPHPD; the protein is encoded by the exons ATGAGTTGCTGCCATGTGCCTGTGCCCCGGGAGGTCCGGCCCGGCACGGCACGGGTCCTGGTGACTGAGCCGAGTGGATCGGGCCACATCAACCCGACTCCTGCTCCGAAACCACGAGAGGACTATGAAACTGCAACGGGGCTTTACCTCTCTAAGGAGAAGTTG GAATCAGTGTGTGGAACTCGGGATCTCTCTAATGTGACCTCGCTGGAGATCCGCGtagacacacaagaaaacaccCTGGGTAACTTTG GTGCCTACTTGCCCAGGCTATTGAAGCTCAAAATGAACAACAGCAACATAATGTCAGTGAG AGACCTGGGAACCACCCTCTCCCACCTGCAGGTGCTGTGGATGTCTCGCTGCTCCCTACAAGACCTCACTGGCATTTGTGCTTTCACTTCCCTCAAG GAGTTGTACGTGGCCTATAACAACGTGTCGGACCTGAGTCAGCTGGGCATGCTCGAGAACCTGCAGCTGTTGGATCTGGAAGGGAATAATGTGGATGACATTGTCCAGATTCAGTATCTGGGGCTATGTGGCAAACTTCAGACACTGTCCCTGGAAGGAAACCCTGTGTGTGCGCACCCAAACCCCACTGCCATCCAG ACGGCAGACTATAGTTATCGGGCCGCAGTGAGGGAGTTGGTCCCTCAGCTGCGTTACCTAGACGATctaagggtggaggaggacggcctGAGCTCCCACAGCACCATGGGAGAGGACTGGGCCATTCTCCGAGACTGCATCAGAGACGGCAGCTCCTCCCAGGCAGCTGCTGAATACG AGGACACAGCAGACCGTGGATATCCTTACAGCCGCCCGGCCTCAGCCCGGCGCCCCGCATACAATGTATGCTCTGGACCCAAGACAGCCACCAGGCCTGGAGTTCTCTCTGGTTCCAGACCTGGTTCTGCAGATTCAGATCTGGCGACAGTGGAAGCAGAAGCCAGCGTCCTTACACATG GGGCTGGCAAGATTCTCTTCTGCGGAAACCCGGTCCAGGCGGTTCGGGCCAGGCGTGAAAAGCTGAGG ACGGCACCTACCAGATCTACTTTCACCCACCGTGACCTTCCCATCCACGTACCTGAGCACACGTACGACCTTGAGGAGACCGATGTCAGAGAACGCATCGATGTCTTTGCCGAGCTTAGAGCTTGGAGGGAGCAGCATGGCAG GCGTCTCCAGGCCATAAAGACAGAAAGATTACCACAGGTCCTGGCTATTTGTTacagtgatgaagaagaggggggagatGACAACAAAGGAAAACATGAAGCGGAGATGCGCAGAGACAGACGAGACGCTGCCTCACCAGATTCCCCTTCGCAGTTTCTTTCCCCAG gccTGCATCCCAGAGAAGCCTTCTCCTCAGAGGCGGCTGGACCCTCCCTGTCACCTGGCACCACGctgtccccctctccccctcccagtGCCGCACCGGCAACTGGAGACAGGAAGCCGACTGGGCTCCGTGCACGCCGGCTTCGACTCAGCCAGACCAACTCAGAACATACTGATTTCAGCAGAGCAGGGCGCTGCCCGGGGGCAGAGACGACGCCTGGAGACACACACCCGAAACTCCAGGGGATCCAGCAgttgacaaagacaaacaagccTCTTTCGCTCCAGCCTGCATACACACCCCGCCCACCTCCAACAAGGGCCCCCGGTCAAAGGCTCATAGGTTCATG TGCAGAGATGGACTCATCCAGTAAACAAGCTGGCAGAGGGCGTCTTAAAATCACGCAAATGTCCAAACTTCTGGACCGACCAGCGATCTCTCGTCCTCACACAGCCAGGGCCGCTCTACAGAAACACCACCAGCACCTCACAAACCAGCCCTGCAGAGGGAGCCCACACCCAGACTGA